From Arachis hypogaea cultivar Tifrunner chromosome 3, arahy.Tifrunner.gnm2.J5K5, whole genome shotgun sequence:
ttattgttttttgctgGGGATCTTATCAATCACGGATATGGAAATACAACTACTTGGCCTTTGTGATAATAATATGTATATTGATCGTGTGCTAAATTTTGGACAAAGAATTTGTAAGAGATCCAAATAGATCCAAGTGGAAGGTACACGGGATCGTAAATGTGATTCATATTACATTTTATATGGGTCGACATGCTTTTAAGAAGGGCATTTTGCTATATTATGAAAtcactttttttcttaaaaaaaaattaaaaaaaaaacacataaaacttttcataaaactATATCTCCATGCTTGGAATAGTAGGGTCAAAACTCTTGCCAAACATATCTCCATGCTTGGAATAGCAACCATTGGAAGAGACTgcgatttttcaatttttcataaaaGGCCTCATATATGGTGTTAATTTTGGCGTTTGCCATTAAGAAACATATTTTTATGATTGTGTTTGTATTGTTAATTGAATTTGTGTATAGTTTTGTTAATGTAATATACTTTTCTTAGTTCACCAAAGCTTTTTTTTCACTAATATAAATAAACGTATATATGTATCCTTTTGATTTCACAATTTGAATCGAGTTAAAACATATTTATAATaagttttatgtttattttcttttaagtttttttaaagaGTAAGAGATTAGTTTAATATCCTTACCACTAAGATAAATTCTTGGcaattttcactataatcaagTTATTAATCTCACCACGATTAGTGAGCCAAACAATATGCTGCGTCAAAAATACTAATACCTAAATCAAAACCTTACCAAacaaaataacttaaatttaaaataataacaacTTTATTATATATctcaaatttattatatatttctaacaCCTCTTCACAAAGTTATGAGTTGGACAAATATAATTATTTCGAACATTACCTAAAACTAAATTACTTTAGATTTGAATGTGAGGTCTAATATAAATTCTTTTTGTAAAGGAACCAAAAACTAGATGCAATTTTTTTGGGGAATTGCAACAATTTTAAACTGTCGCAAAACGACATAGCAGCGGTTTTATAACTGTTGCAGTTTAGGGCGTGATCATTTGATTTTGCGATATTTTTACGAACCGTTGATATAATCGCtgcaaaattaatatatactGTTAGTTAATTTAACTGCAGTTTAAAACCATTGCTATATCACCAACCTTGAATTCGACAATATTTATTTGTCGTCATGAACTGCAGCTATTTAAGGTtcgttatttttttcaaatttatttggtAACAATTAGAAACCACCGCTATCTGATAACgcagataaatttatttttggccGTTTTGTAACTGCCACTATTTTTCTAGCTAAACTGCcgcaaaaatattgtattttgtacTGCAAATCGAcgctttttttaattcaaatgtactaggtaatatttttgttttttttttggaatttttcataatattactCATCTTAATTATTTTgtctctaaaaaaataaattgatggcGAAACGGCATTAGAAAAGCCAAGAAGtaaattcatatatttatataaatatcaataaagtGTATCAATTACTAAGGGTTGTATTGTCAACTTCAAAAAagtgtatatttaaaaaaaaaatatctaatcgTAAGATCTTTTTTTCATGCTGTTCCTCCAAGGAATTCATCTATGCAGCGACGTCTTGTGATAGCTTCCCACCTTGTCTTTGAATTAGACATCTCAAAGCACTCTTCATTGCCTGCATCTTTATCTTTTCGGCTGCTACTTCATTCTTCACTGTCTGCCTGGCCTTTTATCTTCTCGACTGTTACTTCATCCTTTACtgtctttcttttaatttctcgaCCGTCGATTCTGCTTATAGTTCAAACAGCACTCTTTGGATTTCTTCTCTTGTAGTTTAATCATATACTATCACAATATTACACGTTATTAGCCATTACAGTTTACTATTTTTCaccaactaattaattcaataattaattgcataacaatatacaaaataaacaaaaaaaaagtagttGACACTATCTACTAACTAAAGGTGAATTGATGAGCTGgtaaattcactaatttaaactTGATGATTCGTTAATAACATGGTAAATTCACTAAATTCGTTAAAGGTTGATGAATCTAATGTCAAACTATATATAGCATGTAAATTGATTCTCAATGTGTAAAATCTCATTAATAAAGAACATAAACAACAGCAATACATTTAGCAAGTTCAGTTAAAAGAATAAATATGTGCAGAGaagaattaaagatcaaacacaAGTCTGATTATGTTTTTGCTCCTCCAGTAAATGATTTGTCATCTTCAAACTAAAATCTAAAGCGATTAATGCAGAAGTTGTTATTGTAACCTTATactatggattttttttttacttttttgggtACAGTGGGCTCTCTTCTTTAGACTTCTTTCTAAACATTAAATGGTATAAGAATTTATCaaaagtttttcttctaatttctttCGTGGTCGCAGTTCTCTTTCCAGGTCTCTTTCAAACTCTCGTCACTCTAGTTCCTGCTCGAGTTGTTCCAGTCGCTCATGGTGTCATGTACCAATCTCATAAGTTCTACCAGATTTTGGTTTACCATGTCTTCATGTAGGTGTATTTTTGGGTTTATCCTTCTAGATTGGGGATTTTGCGAAGTCCCCTCCTCGTTAGAACCGTCTACTCTATCTTGTCGTAAGGGCATTACTATTGCACGATTGTCGTTGTGATGTTCTGTCTCGAATTCAGATGTCGTATGTCCATCTTTAGGATGATCATCCGTCATGATTGCGTATAGACTTCTAGATTTTTGACAActgcgccaatgtttcgagggttgcCTAAAACTAGGTTGCTTTGGGTCTGAACGTAAGGTCTAAACTCCTTTTGGGGCAATGTCCGATGTCTAGTAGTATTAAGGTACCGCCGTCCAATTTTTTCGTGAGGAGGTAGGGGTGGtacttgcaagggactccgatacttaagttagtaaggATTTTAAAAAATTGGGTTCGAAGTATATCTGAGGGTGTTAGGGTATTTATAACTGAAGATGTAGAATCAATAACCACCTTTTGGGTAGTACCACATTTAGTAGTGGGTTGGTTACTCCCTTTTAGTAGAGAATTTGTTGAGATCCCGTTCTAGATGAATAGAAAGGATTGTAGGAGTTAGTTACTAATTCAGGCAAGTAAGGCTGATGTTAGCGTCAGCAAGCCCAATCTCcacaatgtaacaccctaattagcctaagccttacctcgcgtcgtaaagccaaggttaatcagaggttacgacagttctaaactcaaacataatatatatatatatatatatatatatatatatatatatatatatatatatatatatatatatatatatatatatagagaaagaatagtataatctagaagcccgataaaagatatagctcaaaaacagaattTCGAAGCACAAACGTACTAACGGAGCTACCAGCTTAAGGCATAAGAAACAGAGaagatataacaaaagataagtatataatatcatagggaactagtcacgactcgcggagtttaagccggctagccatatactgaTATACAAAACCATACAgtgaaaacagcttatacaagttttgttctctcaaatacatgcctctaggcaaaacaaaatacaaaaggagagatgtataaacaaaataaaccaaaaaaaaactcaaaatgaCACAAGATTCTCCGCTCCTGTCACcaaccaaagcaactcaccgagataggttgcgacctgcatctgaaaaatacaacaacaatatggtatgagaaccggaggttgtcagtatggtaacagttcccagtgatataggatataagaccccgggacgccaaaggcaatcctaagcttcatatccatcacaagattcaacttaaagcattaTAAAACATTTAAGCATAATATACCAACTTGACTTAAATAAACCAGGTTATCTATCTTAaggaatttctattctaaccaaacaccgctgtcccacagccttcaccaaccgatcctccatgcgattccatcgccaccgccttccgaacctcctcaatcccagcagaaaacacagataatgtgcaaagcaagtaaagcacaagtagtagcatatatggcaaataattcagatagcaagtaagcatgttattcaattaggcaaaccattaCAAGTAGACAAAGCATACAAGCAAAtaggaaatgcatatgatgaatgcctgccctactggctgtgatatcacattgtcggttcaactgccaacccgacacatctccatggagacgtcgcccttcggatttcttatatgggaacccccgagatatagtgcccggatcactgtccaggtaccggcgcctgctcgccctatagatccgaagggatgcgagcgggatattcttgcctcagacctcacatctcaacgtaagcgggattaaccaccgtccttacgccgccgccgctacctcgacaggcgggattaaccaccgtccccgCCAGGTGCATAGCGTCTCAAAATAtcatgtaaaaaaatattatttcagtggttttcaaaagTATTTTCAGCATACATATGTCCATCACTTAAATCCGAGTctccgactcatctcaaccactgtcccttTATAACTCAGTTTCCAAATACCAAAAGTCTATCATTTCTCATCTCATATACCAATCATCCTTCACCTAACGTCAAACCattctcagcacgccagaaacctaggcctccattTTCTAATTTACCTTAAAATCATGTACTAGAGCCCTTAATTTATATCCTatgttctaatactcaaaactaggcccaaatgtcttaaaatggtgttatagaagcttacaaccttgttaaAAAGgcaaaatagttgaaaacaaataaatttttgagaaacaAGACGTGTGCACCCGCACAATTCAGAAATCATGAAACTCTACAACTttgcaaaatttcagatttttaacaccaactttgaatgatcgtaacttcctctacaaaattccaattttcacaatCTTTATACTGATTCAaagagttttcaaagatctttaattctaaacaattttcaatcaatttcgaaaaccgaggcaaaagttatgatcgaacaaagttcaccaaaaaatcaatttttccAACTTCACAATTACCACCCTATCTCACCATACCCATACCAAATCATACCAAACCATCCAAAGctccatttttcatcaaaatgtacCTGTTATAGCATAATACATCAACCTCACCACATTTTCTTCCTCatttcattattctcaattccaaCATTAACTATATAACACATATGATCAAAATCACCATCAAACCCACCATTTCTTAAATCATAACACTACAATCATCATAAGAACCAACTCCCAATCCATAcaatcattcaacatcatcatatcattataattcatcacaatcaactcaacattcatcaattcatcaatatttagcacaccaaccatcattttagttcaacctatcctattggtcactagcctatgtgtccatgaatattatatactacatagaggaaaccgaaaccataccttggccgattccctttaTGCACCCAAACTCAAAATGAGTACCaacaagcttccaaccacaatccaagctttcaaatccactccaacaagcacaaataagttccaaaagctcccaaagccacaataatcaaactatatacatataaatcaccacaaatcaacctagggttcaacaTAAGCATAATCTCACAAGGGTTTAAGAGCTTTTACCTTTCCCAACAGATTTGATAACACAAATCcaaagctaagcaaggattagagcaaacctaaacatccaaaatcacaaaaacccaTTTAACCCAAAACTCTAATAAAACCCGAAATTTTGAAGAGCAGAACTGGAAGGATTTCGTGATTACCTTGAGGGTTTCttgggtgggttttgtagagctcttcacaaggaacgcgtagccgcaaacggtgcggcgatcggagctccgtagctcaagatatgagcttgggaagtTTGAAGTGAATAGTAACAATGGCGGAAAGCTCTCACCACTCTCCTCACTTCAGCTGCTGTTGTGTTTAGGTTATGAGGGTGAAAGTGGCTGAAATGGGTTCATTTaagtgtatttatatgttgggcttggacccaacttgggtccggtccaacccgttagcatttttagcccgtttggcctaacttcgggccaaatctttaaaattaaagcccggtttttcatttctaatgtttttctaaggtttttgatggttttcacttttctcgtgcggtaccaggcagacttgaaccgATTCAACCGGTTCAATTGCCGGTTCGTaatttttcacggtttttcgtaaaaagcacattttctgactcagaaagacccactgagtccaaaaatcacctttaaatcctcaaattctctctctaacctttcggaatctaatttgggcaattaattcacttaattaaccggttgattcgTTGCGGTTCTTACACACAAGGTCGGGTAGGTGAAGCTCTTGCATGCAGGCACGGACCTAGGCACAACAGTGAGGGGGCACTTGTCCCCACTgtgttttcaatattttttaaatagttatacATATAATGTGACcctactttaaattttaaatgatcccactacaaataaattaaattcaattagccAAAGTTTTaaattcacttttttatttttctatcattttgactattatttaacctaattaaatttagttcTTGTGTTGTTACTCTTTTATTCCATTAAACCCtcctcttatttttatattttcaatcttttttttatttcttatctagTGGTCATCCTCTTTTCATTAAAAGGTAAATTTCAAATTCTCCATTTTTTTATATAGCTCTCCATGACTCTACGTATGTATTTTccaatttcattgtttctctttttaatattttcaattgcaaattttaattcaaataattatagTTTAGATATTTATCTAATGTTTTATTCTCTTCgtgattttatatattttattttattctcaatttattcatccttattacttgttatttttacttttattctattatatttatatgtacctatgttgcatataaaattttaaaatgaattgattaatttaataatttaaaatagattttttatttttaaaaatagtaataaaaatattttaattataatatataattaaacagatgcataaaatttttcatccaacattatatcaaaattaaataaaaatatatatataacaaatttaattatttaaaaaaaagaaaaaaaagtataaaagtttatattattttatataaacatacttttcatatacagatttaatttttttagtatttatatataattctagtttcaaattataaatattagtgtACTATTAGACACTAATGTGCTAAATGATCTTGTCTTTTATtgttaaatatgtataaaaaaattagttaggataataaattatctataatttaattaaaatgttttaagttcaagttttagaaatttttttttataaattatatataatgaataatattttaagaatgaaagtgttcattaactctttttaatttttataactttatataattaataatgtatAACAAAATTTAtcttagtatatatatttttgttcccacttataaaattttttggatccgtCAATACTTACATGTTAATTAGACTTTACttattttgagtttaattttcctttgagccagcatatgaacaataattataaaagataaatgTTCATTGAAACTGTATGTTTCAAGTGgtttctaaattctaataatgtgattttaatttttattcaagcTAATGGCTTAGATCTTCTGTATGTACATCATGATTTCATTTTCTTTGACTATGTTATATTCTCGTCAATGTTTTAAACCGAGGTTAATTGTAATTACAACCACAATATTAAAATTACCCATCACTATAAAAACTACATTAGGTTTTAATTATTTCAACTTAAAGCAACGTCGATTCACATAATTTGATAGTAGTACATGCACATCTGTGTTGGGACAAGGCAATACGTATTAAGGTTGTAAACTTGCAACGAATCATAATAACTGCAATAGGCCCAAACTAAATTTGCAaacaccaaaaaataaataaaatatattcacAAAACAATAACCGTAATCTACcgtgcaaaaaataaaatatctgcaTGTACACATACCTgattaaacttttaattttatcaGTTCAGTAATCGGTTTAgttttcaaaatattaattgcaactataatttaaaacttaaaactctAATTGTTGtaactttattttctttcaaactTCTATTTTCCATTAATATGAGCCTAAATAAATTTTGGTTCATATacctaatttttttcttatttaagcTGAAAGTTTATTACTTTACATACTCAAATTACATCCCTATCTTTGTGTTGGTCCCATTGCAACTTTAATAAGGACTTGTTGATAGTGTGCAGGCATGTGTGATTTTGTTGAATATAGAAGAAACCAAATTTGAGTGCAGTTTTTTAACCCTAAATACTTGGGAGACTTGAATATAAGGCAACCTATTAAGGTCCCTTTTTACCTCATCAATTGTATTTCTCAATGCATACATATTACCGTGAGAACTTTATCTCATTAAGTACAATTGAATTTCAACCTAAATTTGAATTGAACTTCAGTAAAAATTTATCACGCTTCTATATTGGAGTTGTAGattcttaaattttatataactataatgAAAGCCAGTAAACTTAATCAGATTACCTTACATGATTGtgcaattgaattttaaaaaaaattctggaTTTTGTTAACTAGAGCTCTGGACAAGTGTCTTAAGAATACTACTTAAAATGCTTAATAGAAAAAGTGTTTAACAAAAAAGAAAGGGTAAGTAGCTATTTAGAGCGTCAGTTGATTGTCTTCCTAGTTCTTTCTCATGTATTCTTGTCACATTTCACTTTTCACTCTTATCCTTTTCACAACATATAATTTCCTCAAATTTTAATTAACTTCTCTCagttcttttttcctttttcaaaataaagtgaGCAAGTCATAGCACAAAACCAACGCATCCTATCACAAACTAATATCTCACTTATACTCTATTGTATTTCTAAAactatttattagattttatgtaaattttgaatttttccaTCCAAGAAATTCCATGATAGAGAGGCAAGTCCTTATTCATCAACATGTCATTTTGTTTGCTTACATTAAACAGGATGAGTACTCTCAAATGAAACTTTTTACATAAGAGCAAAATAATATCTGCCAATATTATTAGCTCTTATTTTCTTTCATCAACACACAAGATGTACAAGATTCTACACAAACAAGTTGTAGAATATTAAAGATCATAGTCAGGCTTGGGCATGGATCTGTAGAGGTGAAAATTTGTCATAGTTTCATATTGGATTCAATTGATCTAAACACATCTATCACAATGACATCCATAGTTATTGAAATCTAAACCCAACTGACAAATTCCGAGTGGAAGTCAGAGAATTGATCAAATCAGTGCCTGACCTATGGTTGAACAAGTGATCCAATCTGAGTGTAATGACTATGATTATACAATTAGGAAAACTTATGTCATGCAATAAGGGAAAGTTCATATGCTAGGCAGAGGACAAAACCTAGCTGGTAGTACAATTGTCCTGCTGTAATATTTCCTTTATGAAATTCACAACAAGAGAGGCTAACTCATCTTGATGATTTGTGTATCCGTGATCAGCACCTTCAACAATATATAACTTGTGGTTTGGTATGATCTTTGCAAACTCATGTGCATCTTCCACAGGGATAATTTCATCAGAGGTACCGTGAATTGTAAGCACCCTGTCATGTATGAATGTGATTTTGTTTGAAATTAACATGCACATCTATGGATCATGGTAATTGCACCATTTATATCAAGATTTGTGCCATGAACCATCTCTCCTAAAAGCTTAAGCTGTTAGGAAAAATCATAGAGGCAGATGAATGGTTATATATCTAACATTTCCGTCATGCAATAGCCTCTTTATGGGTTTCAAGCATAAACAATATTTAATTCTGTCTTTATTTAGATAAATGGGGGAAATAAGGATTGGACAAGTTCCAATACCATATCATAAACCATCTTTCTAAAAACGTAAGCTGTTAGGTAGGTAGAGACACATGGATAGTTCTATATCTAACAATTTGTTGTGTGCATACTTTCACTCTATTTATCAAATAATGTATATTCCCCAAATTTAATACCATATATAAATATGCATACTAAAATGGTTTGCCTTACTATTAGGGGTAAGTCAGACTCAAACATTAATACATGTGTGTATTTTGTGCTATTCTTATAGTTAACTTCAAATACACCAGATTTGTCACAGGccttcataaaataaaatttcttaagAAATTGGAGTTAATGGCTATGAAAGAAAGAGAGATCAGGCTTTCTGCTGCTTCTGTCTTAGAAATTATCTTAAATGACACACTCTGCAGAAAATATCAAAGATATGATCGCTGACCTGCATTCTTTGTCAATCCGAAGGCATGCTTCATGCATGTTTGTACTGATGCGCTCCATCAAGCTTTCCTCAGTTACACGGAACTCAACACTTGCTGAAATAATATATGTACCAAATTGATCATATATAACTAGTGTCTGTGTGACAGAGACAGACTAAAAGAATGGCATGCATATGCCTGTTTGAAATCTACCAATTGTTCTAACTTTTTAACTCCCAAGTTTCAAGAATTGAACATGATTACTAATTGCTGAGGATTGTTGGCTggatttttctttccctttttcattcTCAAGGGCCTGTTTGTTATGACTTATCATATATTTAAATAATGAAATGTGGTGAAGTAAGTACAATTTCGGCAAGAACTTCGTGTTTATGGCACAGAAATATCCAATTCAACACAGAGAAAGCTAAAGAAACCACTGTTTTTGGTTGCTAAATTCATATTGTTCGAGAAAACTGCAACCCAACTACAACTGCAATTTTAAACTTTGGCCGCACTAAGATGCATTAAAAAATATGCAAGAGTAATGACAGGTTACCTGACCTTTTCTTCTTGACATCAATGAAGCTGTCCTTCTTAATTCTTTCCAAATAATCTTTTCCAAGGCGTTCTTCAATGCCGTTCTTCAGATTGTAGCGTCCAGAGAGGTTAATAACTGTTTTAATGCCATGATATTTTGATGCATAGAGAAGCACCACGTCACCTCCTGCGCATCAAGATACAGAAACAGTTGCTAATAGTTCAATACCTATAAGAAATCTGAGAATAATCATTGCTGATAAAGTGAGAAACTACACTAATAATTTAGGTTTCACCTACTGCAAATGAAGAATAAATTACCAACCAAATGgtttctaattttttctttttccttttcgtCAACCCCACCTATTCCTATCAAACACTTGGTTTAACAAATGTAAGAGAGATTCAAtagaatgtatgcttgaataacACCAGTTAAAAACAATGTTAAAATGTGAGACACCAAATTCAATTTCAGTAGGATTTTGCCATGTAAACAAGAGAAAAAGGTTGAAATTCTCTCATTTCAAGACAAAGTTACACATCACTCAAAGCTCTATCTTTGACATCCAAAGCATGTTGACGTGAAATTATTTTGGACAAGGTTAATTCTCTTATCACATCTCATCAATTAAATGAAACATGATCATCAACTTATTATATGAATCAACACATACATACGTATATCCAAAATCATATATCTAAACCTATCTTGGTTAACATTATCTTCTGTTAGAAACAATCACAAATAATAAGAACAAGTGGCATACCTTTACTGTGCCCAATAATTGCACTGATTACACGGTTTGATTCACGGAAATGTTGAATTACATCATGTAAATCATCAACCTCAGCCCCATAATTACCAAACTGAAACGAACCTTCACTTTCTCTAGAAAGGCAATGCAACAAATGAAGTTAAGACAACAACAAAGAGTGGACCAAAGCCAATGATCAAAGACTGAATGAAAAAATATACCTCCCAATTTACACCAAACATGTTAGTTTCATATTTTGGGAACTCTAAGGtggaaaaaaaattgcaaaatccaGTTACTAAGGAAATCATTATCTAAAACCGTGTTGAAATTTTAGGGAAGTTGGGTTATTGAAGATGGTCCAAGTGTAGTTCAAGTATATTATAACAACTGGTTCCAGAAAAAGGATTTTCAACATTATTTGAGTTTATTAATTAGAACAAATATTGGTTATGCCAACATGTTTGACAAATAAACAAACACAACATCTGCAACAAAAGCAATCATACAATCATTTCCATCCTTCAGTCACCAATTAGTTATTCAAAACATATGCTCGTAGTACACAGCAGAATCATCCTATAGCTATAACTAATGCTTGTGAAATGCCACCATACACAAAATCactctgaaaaaaaaagaaaaatccttCCAAATGAACAGCCA
This genomic window contains:
- the LOC112790355 gene encoding putative uncharacterized protein YDL057W isoform X1, translating into MASQNPCSDKQRVIIPNKHGQKLVGILHECGTTNIIILCHGFRCCKDSSLILNLAVALENARISCFRFDFSGNGESEGSFQFGNYGAEVDDLHDVIQHFRESNRVISAIIGHSKGGDVVLLYASKYHGIKTVINLSGRYNLKNGIEERLGKDYLERIKKDSFIDVKKKRSASVEFRVTEESLMERISTNMHEACLRIDKECRVLTIHGTSDEIIPVEDAHEFAKIIPNHKLYIVEGADHGYTNHQDELASLVVNFIKEILQQDNCTTS
- the LOC112790355 gene encoding uncharacterized protein isoform X2 → MASQNPCSDKQRVIIPNKHGQKLVGILHECGTTNIIILCHGFRCCKDSSLILNLAVALENARISCFRFDFSGNGESEGSFQFGNYGAEVDDLHDVIQHFRESNRVISAIIGHSKGGDVVLLYASKYHGIKTVINLSGRYNLKNGIEERLGKDYLERIKKDSFIDVKKKRSASVEFRVTEESLMERISTNMHEACLRIDKECSLSF